The Heptranchias perlo isolate sHepPer1 chromosome 40, sHepPer1.hap1, whole genome shotgun sequence genome has a window encoding:
- the LOC137305644 gene encoding cyclin-dependent kinase inhibitor 1-like, translating into MSHLSSLAMGESERKRQPRYLNKAVCRSLFGTVDHDELRRDLKNQLKEINNSHCQRWNFDFENHSPLTGNYIWEALDTQDLPSFYRDSSPSDPIADIRCDPESPGVKLGLNAKENEKSNRKSGAKAAKNRKRDLPAPITDFFPKRKKTVGSKFCVETPPVICGEQTPRKRIR; encoded by the exons ATGTCTCATTTGTCCAGCTTGGCTATGGGAGAGTCTGAACGGAAAAGGCAGCCGAGATACCTGAATAAGGCGGTGTGTAGAAGTTTATTTGGGACGGTGGATCACGATGAACTGAGGAGAGATCTGAAAAATCAGCTTAAAGAGATTAACAACTCCCACTGCCAGAGGTGGAATTTTGATTTCGAGAATCACAGCCCTCTGACTGGGAATTACATCTGGGAAGCGCTGGACACCCAGGATCTGCCCAGTTTCTACAGGGactcctctccctccgaccccatCGCCGACATCAGGTGCGACCCCGAGTCACCCGGCGTTAAACTGGGGCTGAACGCGAAAGAAAACGAGAAAAGCAACAGAAAGAGCGGAGCGAAAGCTGCCAAGAACAGAAAGCGGGATCTTCCCGCCCCTATAACAG ATTTCTTTCCAAAACGCAAGAAGACGGTCGGCTCTAAGTTTTGTGTTGAAACACCACCGGTGATTTGCGGGGAGCAGACTCCACGCAAAAGGATTCGGTAA